In Argonema galeatum A003/A1, one genomic interval encodes:
- a CDS encoding RecQ family ATP-dependent DNA helicase, whose protein sequence is MISSNPTSWHEVRDAFQKIWGYDDFRPPQGEIIRTLLSQRDAMIIMPTGGGKSICFQLPALLQSGLTLVISPLVALMENQVQELRQRKLPAALLHSELPSQERKQTLLALEQQKLRLLYVSPETLLSPPVWEKLSQPQLKINGLILDEAHCLVQWGDTFRPAYRRLGAVRSALLKSKPPGTKIAIAAFTATADPTAQKTIQQVLQLQQPEVFRLNPYRQNLHLKIEIAWTPRGRKQRLLKFIQARPQQAGLVYVRTRRDSENLVVWLKEKGYNIAAYHAGLSPEQRRTIEADWISGKIPFVVCTSAFGMGINKPDVRWVIHFHPTLLLSEYVQEIGRAGRDGKPSDALLLMSEPTGWLDSEDKQRQKFFEDKVRSQQREAQQLIRKLPPKGEINTVARQFPEGTTALSLLHSTGQLEWQDPFNYIIQKQAQTQHSRQFNAVQQMNRYLKTRECRWKFLLRAFGFGVEAENMRCGHCDNCK, encoded by the coding sequence ATGATTTCTAGTAATCCCACATCTTGGCACGAAGTACGCGACGCCTTCCAAAAAATTTGGGGATATGATGATTTTCGTCCACCCCAAGGGGAAATTATTCGCACTTTGCTGTCACAACGGGATGCGATGATTATCATGCCTACGGGTGGGGGAAAGTCGATTTGCTTTCAACTACCAGCACTATTACAAAGTGGGTTAACTTTGGTAATTTCGCCGTTAGTGGCGTTGATGGAAAATCAGGTGCAAGAATTGCGTCAGCGAAAATTGCCAGCGGCGTTACTGCATAGCGAATTACCATCTCAGGAACGGAAACAAACCCTTCTTGCTTTGGAACAACAAAAGTTAAGATTGTTGTATGTATCGCCAGAAACTTTACTAAGTCCGCCAGTGTGGGAAAAGTTGTCTCAACCGCAGTTAAAGATTAATGGGTTGATTTTGGATGAGGCGCATTGTTTGGTACAGTGGGGTGATACGTTTCGTCCTGCTTATCGGCGTTTGGGTGCGGTACGATCGGCCCTTCTCAAGTCTAAACCACCGGGAACTAAAATTGCGATCGCAGCTTTCACCGCCACCGCCGACCCCACAGCCCAAAAAACTATCCAGCAAGTCTTACAATTACAACAGCCAGAAGTCTTTCGCCTCAACCCTTATCGCCAAAATCTCCACCTCAAGATAGAAATTGCTTGGACACCACGCGGACGCAAACAAAGATTGCTAAAGTTTATTCAGGCCAGACCTCAACAAGCTGGGTTAGTCTACGTTCGCACTAGGCGAGATAGCGAAAATTTAGTTGTCTGGTTAAAAGAGAAAGGTTATAATATAGCAGCTTATCATGCAGGGCTGAGTCCAGAACAACGCCGAACTATTGAAGCAGATTGGATTTCTGGAAAAATTCCTTTTGTGGTTTGCACTTCTGCATTCGGTATGGGTATCAATAAACCGGATGTCCGTTGGGTAATTCACTTTCATCCCACATTGCTGCTATCGGAATATGTTCAAGAAATTGGACGTGCGGGTAGAGACGGCAAACCATCTGATGCTTTATTATTAATGAGTGAGCCAACTGGGTGGTTAGATTCAGAAGATAAGCAACGTCAGAAGTTTTTTGAAGATAAAGTGCGATCGCAACAACGAGAAGCCCAGCAGCTAATTCGCAAACTACCTCCCAAAGGAGAAATCAATACCGTAGCCCGTCAGTTCCCCGAAGGGACGACAGCTTTATCTCTACTGCATAGCACAGGTCAGCTTGAATGGCAAGACCCATTTAATTATATCATTCAGAAACAGGCGCAAACCCAACATTCGAGACAATTCAATGCCGTACAGCAGATGAATCGCTACCTGAAAACCCGCGAGTGTCGCTGGAAGTTTTTGTTACGCGCCTTTGGTTTTGGGGTAGAAGCAGAAAATATGCGCTGCGGACACTGCGATAACTGCAAATAA
- the pheS gene encoding phenylalanine--tRNA ligase subunit alpha produces the protein MTNQPNDLEAQLTALKQDAQNAIASAETLPRLEELRLAYLGKKGQVSQILGGLGKLSPDERPRIGALANEVKEALQTALDKKRSALQAVQIQAQLEAETLDVTMPPVYRPQGRVHPLNSTMDRAIDIFVGLGYTVATGPEMETDYYNFEALNFLPDHPARDMQDTIYLPDGNLLRTHTSNIQIRYMEENDPPVRVIAPGRCYRRDTVDATHAAVFHQVEFFAVDEGLTFADLKGTIKVFLQQMFGEEMPIRFRASYFPFTEPSAEVDMQWKGKWLEIMGCGTIDPNVLKAVGYDPEVYTGFAAGFGVERVAMVLHQIDDIRRLYSSDLRFLRQF, from the coding sequence ATGACGAATCAGCCGAACGATTTAGAGGCACAACTAACAGCCCTCAAACAAGACGCGCAAAATGCGATCGCATCTGCCGAAACTCTACCCCGCTTAGAGGAACTCAGACTAGCCTACCTGGGTAAGAAAGGTCAAGTGTCCCAGATATTGGGAGGTTTGGGCAAATTATCTCCAGATGAACGTCCTCGCATTGGGGCATTAGCCAACGAAGTCAAGGAAGCCCTGCAAACTGCCCTGGATAAAAAACGGTCAGCCTTGCAAGCCGTGCAAATCCAAGCCCAGCTGGAAGCCGAAACTCTGGATGTCACCATGCCCCCAGTCTACCGTCCCCAAGGTCGGGTGCATCCCCTCAACAGCACAATGGATCGGGCCATAGATATTTTCGTCGGACTGGGTTACACCGTAGCCACGGGCCCAGAAATGGAAACCGACTACTATAATTTTGAGGCGCTGAACTTCCTGCCAGACCACCCAGCCCGCGATATGCAGGATACCATCTACTTGCCCGATGGAAATTTGCTGCGAACTCATACCTCAAACATCCAGATTCGCTACATGGAAGAAAATGACCCACCTGTTAGGGTTATAGCACCGGGGCGCTGTTATCGGCGAGATACGGTAGATGCCACTCACGCGGCTGTCTTCCACCAGGTAGAATTTTTTGCAGTTGATGAGGGGCTGACGTTCGCAGACCTTAAAGGCACAATTAAAGTATTTTTGCAACAGATGTTCGGCGAAGAAATGCCGATTCGTTTTCGCGCTAGTTATTTTCCCTTTACCGAACCATCCGCAGAGGTGGATATGCAGTGGAAAGGCAAATGGCTGGAAATCATGGGTTGTGGTACGATCGATCCAAATGTGCTGAAGGCTGTAGGTTACGACCCGGAAGTTTATACTGGATTTGCTGCCGGTTTTGGTGTAGAGAGAGTAGCGATGGTTCTTCACCAAATCGATGATATTCGTCGTTTGTACAGCAGCGATTTGCGCTTCTTGCGACAATTCTGA
- the surE gene encoding 5'/3'-nucleotidase SurE has protein sequence MKLLISNDDGIFSAGIRALANALAEVGHDVSVVCPDRERSATGHGLTLHDPIRAEVVESIFHPSIKAWACSGTPSDCVKLGLWALLDSPPDYVISGINQGSNLGTDILYSGTVSAAMEGVIEGIPGIAFSLTSFACRDFEAAAKFACMLLEQLAQQPLPQLMLLNVNVPPVKWDALAGVTITRQGVRRYFDVFEKRVDPRGKTYYWLTGELKEDLEPQTQPHLPSNIPTDVKAIRDNYITITPLQYDLTSGVGLNSLQEWHLNFPKMG, from the coding sequence ATGAAATTACTGATAAGTAACGATGACGGTATTTTTTCGGCAGGTATCCGCGCTTTAGCGAACGCCTTGGCAGAAGTGGGGCATGATGTCAGTGTAGTTTGTCCCGATCGAGAGCGATCGGCAACGGGACATGGTTTAACTCTTCACGACCCCATCCGCGCTGAAGTGGTAGAATCGATTTTCCATCCCTCTATCAAAGCTTGGGCTTGTTCGGGAACTCCTTCTGATTGCGTAAAATTGGGACTGTGGGCTTTGCTGGATAGTCCCCCAGATTATGTGATCTCCGGTATCAACCAAGGATCGAATTTAGGTACTGATATCCTTTACTCCGGCACGGTTTCAGCAGCGATGGAAGGTGTGATTGAAGGTATTCCCGGTATTGCTTTTAGTCTTACCAGTTTCGCCTGCCGAGATTTTGAGGCGGCGGCGAAGTTTGCCTGTATGCTACTGGAACAGTTGGCGCAACAGCCTTTACCTCAGTTGATGTTGCTGAATGTGAATGTGCCGCCGGTGAAGTGGGATGCTTTAGCAGGTGTTACAATCACTCGTCAAGGGGTTCGTCGCTATTTCGATGTCTTTGAAAAACGGGTCGATCCCCGTGGCAAAACTTACTATTGGTTAACTGGAGAATTAAAGGAGGATTTAGAACCACAAACACAACCCCATTTACCATCCAACATTCCCACAGATGTAAAGGCAATTCGCGACAATTACATTACCATAACTCCTTTGCAGTATGACCTGACTTCTGGAGTTGGTCTGAATAGCTTACAGGAATGGCACTTGAATTTCCCGAAAATGGGATAG
- a CDS encoding dipeptide epimerase: MLIQIKQFTVNKRFPLTISRGTTATTTNVWVEIEEDGIVGWGEASPFSIGEHRQTTEAIQTALQQVAPRLEKFSPLDRQEIEEFLIKADIPSAARSAVDVALHDWMGKKAGLPLWRLWGLDCDRIVPISVTVGINTPEGAKQRVRDWVNYIDAKVLKVKLGSPQGIESDRAMFAAVRSEAPFAKISVDANGGWNLDDAVKMCEWLAESGVVYVEQPLPVGQEKSLLELKKKSPLPIFVDESCFTSRDIPQLADSVDGINIKLMKSGGLTEASRMIYTARAYGLQVMFGCYSDSCLSNTALSHLSPLADYLDLDSHLNLIDDPFTGATIQNGCLLPKDLPGLGVSRSEHNG; encoded by the coding sequence ATGCTGATTCAGATTAAACAATTTACTGTCAATAAACGATTTCCTTTAACTATCAGTCGCGGCACTACCGCCACGACGACAAATGTTTGGGTGGAAATAGAAGAAGATGGCATTGTGGGATGGGGAGAAGCTTCGCCTTTTTCGATCGGGGAACATCGACAAACTACTGAGGCAATTCAAACCGCATTGCAGCAAGTCGCGCCGAGACTAGAAAAGTTTAGTCCTTTGGATAGACAAGAAATAGAAGAATTTTTGATTAAAGCGGATATTCCTTCGGCGGCGCGATCGGCTGTGGATGTGGCGTTACACGATTGGATGGGTAAAAAAGCAGGTTTGCCTCTTTGGCGTTTGTGGGGATTGGATTGCGATCGCATCGTTCCCATCTCTGTTACCGTCGGCATCAATACCCCAGAAGGTGCTAAGCAGCGCGTGCGAGATTGGGTTAATTATATAGATGCGAAGGTGCTGAAGGTGAAATTGGGTAGTCCCCAAGGAATTGAAAGCGATCGGGCCATGTTTGCGGCTGTTCGGTCAGAAGCACCATTTGCTAAAATCAGCGTGGATGCTAATGGTGGTTGGAATTTGGATGATGCGGTGAAGATGTGCGAATGGCTTGCTGAATCTGGCGTGGTATATGTGGAACAGCCTTTGCCAGTCGGACAAGAGAAAAGTTTGTTAGAACTGAAAAAGAAATCTCCTCTTCCCATTTTTGTGGATGAAAGCTGCTTTACCAGCCGCGATATTCCCCAATTAGCAGATTCCGTAGATGGAATTAATATAAAATTGATGAAATCTGGCGGTTTAACTGAAGCGAGTCGGATGATTTATACGGCACGCGCTTACGGTTTGCAGGTGATGTTCGGTTGCTATTCCGATAGTTGCCTATCGAATACCGCACTTTCCCATCTCTCTCCACTTGCCGATTACCTGGATTTGGACAGTCATCTAAATTTGATCGATGACCCTTTCACAGGTGCTACAATTCAAAATGGATGTTTGCTACCGAAGGATTTACCGGGGTTAGGAGTCAGCAGAAGCGAACACAACGGCTGA
- a CDS encoding type II toxin-antitoxin system HicB family antitoxin produces MKIFTAIVERDSDTNLYVGYVPGFSGAHSQGETLDELQENLREVIEMLLEDEEVVFKTEFVGTQQIVVH; encoded by the coding sequence GTGAAAATATTCACTGCGATTGTCGAGCGAGATTCTGATACCAACCTCTACGTTGGTTATGTTCCTGGTTTTTCTGGAGCGCACTCCCAAGGAGAAACTTTAGACGAGTTGCAAGAGAATCTCCGCGAAGTAATTGAAATGCTCTTAGAGGATGAAGAAGTAGTATTCAAGACGGAGTTTGTTGGTACACAGCAAATTGTGGTTCATTAA
- a CDS encoding DUF1611 domain-containing protein, with protein MLKSNHRVAILLHEGIHGIHGKTGLTLLRYSEASIVAVIDQQCAGESLPKLTGISRDVPIVASVEDALLYNPDVLAIGIAPSGGILPDIWFQEIKQAVASGLSVVNGLHTRLASHPEIQGLLKEGQWIWDVRQEPAGLGVGTAKARSLSCRRVLTVGTDMAVGKMSTCLELNRASQKRGLRSKFLATGQAGIMISGDGIPLDAIRVDFAAGAVEQLVMRFGEDDDILYIEGQGSLLHPGSTATLPLLRGSQPTHLILVHRAGQTHIRNLPHVVIPPLSEVIKLYEMVGSAGGAFGEVKVVAIALNTGHLDEAGARNAIEQVKMETGLPCTDVVRFGGDLLVDAILN; from the coding sequence ATGCTTAAATCTAATCACCGGGTAGCGATTTTATTACACGAAGGAATTCACGGCATTCACGGAAAAACCGGGCTAACCTTGTTACGCTACAGCGAAGCGTCAATTGTGGCAGTAATCGATCAGCAATGTGCTGGGGAATCATTGCCAAAACTGACAGGAATATCTCGCGATGTACCGATCGTTGCTTCTGTGGAAGATGCACTTTTATACAATCCAGATGTATTGGCGATCGGCATAGCGCCTTCGGGTGGAATATTGCCAGATATCTGGTTTCAGGAAATCAAACAAGCAGTAGCATCTGGATTGTCAGTAGTAAACGGATTGCATACGCGACTGGCATCTCATCCAGAAATACAGGGATTACTGAAAGAAGGACAATGGATTTGGGATGTGCGACAGGAACCGGCTGGGTTAGGAGTTGGGACTGCAAAAGCGCGATCGCTTTCTTGTCGCCGCGTGTTAACTGTCGGAACGGATATGGCAGTAGGCAAAATGTCAACTTGTCTGGAGTTGAATCGGGCATCACAAAAGCGAGGATTGCGATCGAAATTTCTCGCTACCGGACAAGCTGGAATTATGATATCCGGTGATGGGATACCGTTGGATGCGATCCGGGTAGACTTTGCTGCTGGTGCAGTCGAACAATTGGTGATGCGCTTTGGCGAAGATGACGACATCCTTTATATAGAGGGACAAGGTTCGCTGCTGCATCCAGGTTCCACAGCTACATTGCCACTTTTGCGCGGTTCTCAACCTACTCATTTAATATTAGTACATCGAGCCGGACAAACTCATATTCGCAATCTTCCTCATGTTGTGATTCCACCTTTGTCAGAAGTGATTAAATTGTATGAAATGGTTGGTAGTGCTGGGGGTGCATTTGGGGAAGTGAAGGTAGTTGCGATCGCACTCAATACCGGACATTTGGATGAGGCGGGGGCGAGAAATGCGATCGAGCAAGTTAAGATGGAGACAGGGTTGCCTTGTACTGATGTGGTAAGGTTTGGGGGGGATTTGTTGGTGGATGCGATTTTGAATTGA
- a CDS encoding DUF2283 domain-containing protein → MKITYDSEVDVMRMIFNNSPIEESDEAKPGFIVDYDKEGNIVGLEILDASKQIDNPRLVEYYIPK, encoded by the coding sequence ATGAAAATTACCTACGATTCGGAAGTAGATGTTATGAGAATGATCTTTAACAATTCCCCAATTGAAGAAAGCGATGAAGCAAAACCAGGATTTATCGTTGATTATGACAAGGAAGGAAATATCGTGGGATTAGAAATATTAGATGCTTCTAAACAAATCGATAATCCCCGTTTGGTTGAATATTATATTCCGAAATAA
- a CDS encoding NfeD family protein, translating into MVSLFAPSEVEMFSEAVMGTVEKTISQNQPGRVKCLATYWPARFYHSNCDVVLFPDEVVKVVGRQGITMLVLPVNLGN; encoded by the coding sequence GTGGTTAGTTTATTTGCGCCTTCAGAAGTTGAGATGTTTTCAGAAGCGGTGATGGGAACGGTGGAAAAGACTATTTCTCAAAATCAGCCTGGAAGAGTTAAGTGTTTGGCTACTTATTGGCCTGCTCGATTTTATCATTCTAATTGCGATGTTGTTCTTTTTCCTGATGAAGTTGTGAAAGTTGTTGGTAGACAGGGAATTACTATGCTTGTGCTTCCGGTAAATTTGGGGAATTGA
- a CDS encoding Rpn family recombination-promoting nuclease/putative transposase, translating into MKTDSLFYRLFQSFPSIFFELINRPPEEANNYQFSSVEIKQTAFRIDGVFLPAEEEDNPIYFLEVQFQPDAEFYSRFFAEICLYLRQNKPQNDWRAVVLYPTQSADTGDIKHYREFFASQRVRRIYLNELDSVAERSIGIGTIKLVISSEESAIEQARNLIGKVREEIPEQLAQMKVLQLIETILVYKLPNKSQEEIEAMFGLSELKQTRVYQDAFREGRQEGEIAAKLESVPRFLALGLTVEQIAQALELDVEQVKKAAQPQSSN; encoded by the coding sequence GTGAAAACTGACTCTCTCTTCTATCGCCTATTCCAAAGCTTCCCCAGCATTTTCTTTGAACTTATCAACCGTCCCCCAGAAGAAGCTAATAATTATCAATTCTCATCAGTTGAAATTAAACAAACCGCCTTCCGTATCGATGGCGTCTTTCTACCTGCCGAAGAAGAAGATAACCCAATCTACTTTCTAGAAGTTCAATTTCAACCAGATGCAGAATTCTACTCTCGCTTCTTTGCCGAAATCTGCTTATACTTACGCCAAAATAAACCCCAAAACGACTGGCGTGCAGTAGTTCTATATCCAACCCAAAGCGCAGATACAGGAGATATCAAACATTACCGCGAGTTTTTCGCCAGTCAGCGAGTCAGACGCATCTATCTAAATGAGCTAGACTCAGTAGCAGAGCGTTCCATTGGTATTGGAACTATCAAATTAGTCATTTCCTCAGAAGAAAGCGCCATTGAACAAGCAAGGAATCTGATCGGTAAAGTCAGGGAAGAAATACCAGAACAACTAGCTCAGATGAAAGTATTACAATTGATAGAGACTATCTTAGTCTACAAGTTACCAAACAAGAGTCAAGAGGAGATAGAAGCAATGTTTGGATTGAGTGAGTTAAAGCAAACAAGAGTCTATCAAGATGCTTTCCGGGAAGGTCGTCAGGAAGGCGAGATAGCAGCGAAATTAGAATCAGTACCCCGATTTTTAGCATTGGGTTTAACTGTAGAACAAATAGCACAGGCGTTAGAGTTGGATGTAGAACAAGTAAAGAAGGCGGCGCAACCGCAATCCTCTAATTGA